From one Paractinoplanes brasiliensis genomic stretch:
- a CDS encoding cobyrinate a,c-diamide synthase, whose translation MVSIPRVVIGAPASGQGTTTVATGLLAAFARRGLAVSPFQVGPGHLDPGHHALAAGRPGRNLDPVLAGEGLVGPLFAHGSAGTSLAVVEGAQGLYDGRAGAGDTGSTAQVAQLLDAPVILVVDAAAQGRSIAALVHGFRSFGNVRMAGVILNRVGSDRHETILREACEEVGTPVLGALPRAGAVAVPSAPSAEAQESVGALASLIESSVDLAEVMAIARSAPPLDVTPWSPQGEEPVAGRPVVALAGGPAFSFAYAETAELLRGAGAEVVTVDPLRDEALPAGARGLVVGGGLPEAYAAELSANEPLRKAVADLAAGGGSIVAEGAGLLWLCHSLDGDPMCAVIDAEAAMTPTTTSGYRDAVALSDSPLAPAGTRVTGHEFHRSTVHPRSGLLLSPAGGAAWAWRGADPEGFATPTVHASYLRLHWAGNPGFATRLVAAL comes from the coding sequence ATGGTGAGCATTCCGCGCGTCGTGATCGGCGCGCCCGCTTCGGGGCAAGGCACGACCACGGTGGCGACCGGGCTGCTCGCGGCTTTCGCGCGTCGCGGGCTGGCGGTGTCGCCGTTCCAGGTCGGACCCGGCCACCTCGACCCCGGACATCACGCGCTCGCGGCGGGCCGGCCGGGCCGCAACCTCGACCCCGTGCTGGCCGGCGAGGGCCTGGTCGGGCCGCTGTTCGCGCACGGCTCCGCGGGCACGTCGCTCGCTGTTGTCGAGGGCGCGCAGGGCCTGTACGACGGACGCGCCGGCGCCGGCGACACCGGCTCGACGGCCCAGGTCGCCCAGCTGCTCGACGCCCCCGTGATCCTCGTGGTCGACGCGGCGGCTCAGGGGCGCTCGATCGCCGCGCTGGTCCACGGTTTCCGGAGTTTCGGCAACGTCCGCATGGCCGGCGTGATCCTGAACCGGGTCGGCTCCGACCGGCACGAGACGATCCTGCGCGAGGCGTGCGAGGAAGTCGGCACCCCCGTGCTCGGGGCGCTGCCCAGGGCCGGCGCTGTGGCTGTGCCCTCGGCGCCGTCGGCCGAGGCCCAGGAATCGGTGGGCGCCCTGGCGTCGCTGATCGAGTCGTCGGTCGACCTGGCCGAGGTCATGGCGATCGCCCGCTCCGCCCCGCCGCTCGACGTGACGCCGTGGTCGCCGCAGGGGGAGGAGCCGGTGGCGGGCCGCCCGGTGGTGGCGCTGGCCGGCGGTCCCGCGTTTTCTTTCGCGTACGCCGAGACGGCCGAACTGCTGCGCGGCGCGGGCGCCGAGGTCGTCACCGTGGACCCGCTGCGCGACGAGGCCCTGCCCGCCGGCGCCCGCGGCCTGGTCGTCGGGGGCGGCCTCCCGGAGGCGTACGCCGCGGAGCTGTCCGCCAACGAACCCCTCCGCAAAGCCGTGGCCGACCTGGCCGCCGGCGGTGGCAGCATCGTCGCCGAGGGCGCCGGCCTGCTCTGGCTCTGCCACTCCCTCGACGGCGACCCCATGTGCGCGGTCATCGACGCCGAAGCAGCCATGACTCCCACGACGACCTCGGGATATCGCGACGCGGTGGCACTGTCCGACAGCCCGCTCGCCCCCGCGGGCACACGCGTCACCGGACACGAGTTCCACCGGAGCACCGTTCATCCTCGCTCGGGCCTCCTGCTTTCCCCGGCCGGCGGGGCGGCCTGGGCCTGGCGCGGCGCTGATCCGGAGGGCTTCGCCACCCCCACGGTTCACGCCTCCTATCTGCGCCTGCACTGGGCCGGAAACCCCGGATTCGCCACCCGCCTGGTCGCCGCGCTATGA